From the genome of Miscanthus floridulus cultivar M001 chromosome 10, ASM1932011v1, whole genome shotgun sequence, one region includes:
- the LOC136487837 gene encoding putative disease resistance protein RGA1 → MAVVLDALASYLQHMLLEMAKEEVHMLLGVPNEIKKMDIKLRDLKRFIADADKRNISDESVQSWVRELRNAMYDATNILDLCQLKAMERGPSKDMGCFNPLLFCLRNPLYAHDIGNRIKNLNERLDDIEKRSKTFNFINLASYEDDKKKVESSLRARRETTGEDELGVVGDKIEEDTRNLVNLLTKKEKNIHEHKKVMVYAIVGVGGIGKTTLAKKIFNHDFIKLEFKKRLWLSVNQEFNESDLLESAIIEARGDHQAARNPKAALEQILKEALEGCKTLLVMDDVWDHHAWEKVLKPPLIKSLARGSRVLVTTRQDAVARGMMAEVPYHHVDKLEQEDAWSLLKKQVVGNENNDEQKVDTLKDIGMSIIAECDGLPLAVKVIGGLLRQKMIRRSDWKKVLNDSTWSVSQMPEQLNYAVYLSYQDLNPELKSCFLHYALLPKNTVFRDDRIVAMWISEGFVHGNSQDLEVLGKEYYDQLIARNLLEPDQRYIDQIVCNMQDVVRSFAQYLTRDEALIAHKTEPGHTNNINPQNVIRLSLKSKESESNELEWSSLQAHISLRTLFLVGETKINPGDSLSSFPWLRTLHIEDGNFDALSESLAQLKHLRYLCLDGTNTSRLPKKIAKMKFLQCIDLSNCKSLVKLPRGIGELRQLRYLSLEYSGINNIPRGFGSLTNLRVLKGFPAHVEGDWCSLEELGPLNRLTSLDICGLENVSYSTFAIKVMLGEKVHLSYLCLHLTSLEEEQQHIEKVFDELCPPPCLETLEIEGYFGQRLPRWMTSTAIVSLGFLRILTMEDLLYCIELPDSLLQLPSLEFLQIISAPAIKHVGPEFLLPHHHEHPSALENFGSDLKIEVSRCHGLERISNLPNLQNLVIIRCPELKLLEGLPALHRLALEDYDMETLPGYLKDVNPRDLHVECDVPLLASIGKGKSSPEWDKFSHIKQVKVYADDKDNNIRRKWYVKYTRDPFSFKTNISPSADASGGETEEVLLDKVEQV, encoded by the exons ATGGCGGTGGTATTGGACGCTTTAGCATCCTACCTACAACACATGCTGTTGGAGATGGCTAAAGAAGAGGTGCATATGCTCTTAGGTGTTCCTAATGAGATAAAAAAGATGGACATCAAGCTCAGGGACCTTAAGAGGTTCATCGCCGATGCTGACAAGAGGAACATCAGCGATGAGAGTGTGCAATCATGGGTGAGAGAGCTTAGGAATGCCATGTATGATGCAACCAACATTCTTGATTTGTGCCAGCTCAAGGCCATGGAACGGGGTCCATCCAAGGATATGGGCTGCTTCAATCCCTTGCTCTTTTGTTTGAGAAATCCTCTCTATGCTCATGACATTGGTAATCGCATAAAGAATCTCAATGAGAGGCTAGATGACATTGAGAAGCGTAGCAAAACCTTCAACTTCATCAACCTTGCTTCTTATGAGGACGACAAGAAAAAGGTAGAATCCTCCCTTCGCGCTAGGCGTGAGACGACGGGGGAGGATGAGTTAGGTGTGGTTGGTGACAAGATTGAGGAGGACACAAGAAATCTAGTGAATTTACTcacaaagaaggagaaaaacataCATGAACATAAAAAAGTTATGGTTTATGCTATTGTGGGAGTTGGAGGGATTGGCAAAACCACCCTTGCCAAGAAGATCTTCAACCATGACTTCATCAAATTAGAGTTCAAAAAGAGACTATGGTTGAGCGTCAATCAAGAATTTAACGAGAGTGATCTACTGGAGAGCGCTATCATTGAAGCACGAGGAGATCATCAAGCAGCTAGAAACCCAAAGGCTGCACTAGAGCAAATCCTTAAGGAAGCCCTAGAGGGGTGCAAGACCTTATTGGTGATGGATGATGTTTGGGACCACCATGCATGGGAGAAGGTGCTCAAGCCTCCATTGATAAAATCACTTGCTCGAGGAAGCCGTGTTCTCGTTACAACAAGACAAGATGCAGTTGCTCGAGGCATGATGGCAGAGGTTCCCTACCACCATGTCGACAAACTAGAGCAAGAAGATGCCTGGTCTTTGCTCAAGAAGCAG GTGGTCGGAAATGAAAATAATGATGAACAAAAGGTTGATACACTGAAGGACATTGGAATGTCGATTATAGCAGAATGTGATGGTTTGCCTCTCGCAGTCAAAGTAATAGGAGGCCTCCTCCGCCAGAAAATGATAAGGCGAAGCGATTGGAAAAAGGTCCTTAATGATTCTACATGGTCAGTATCTCAAATGCCTGAACAGCTAAACTATGCAGTATACCTGAGCTATCAAGATCTGAACCCTGAGTTGAAGTCTTGCTTTCTGCACTACGCCCTCCTCCCAAAGAACACGGTGTTCAGGGATGACCGTATTGTTGCCATGTGGATTAGTGAAGGATTTGTTCATGGAAACTCACAGGATTTGGAAGTGTTAGGAAAAGAGTACTATGACCAGTTAATAGCTAGGAACCTTCTAGAGCCTGATCAACGgtacatagaccagatagtttgCAATATGCAGGATGTTGTTCGCTCGTTCGCTCAGTATTTGACTAGAGATGAAGCATTGATAGCTCACAAAACTGAGCCTGGCCATACCAATAACATTAACCCACAAAATGTTATTCGGTTATCACTAAAATCCAAAGAATCAGAGTCAAATGAGCTAGAGTGGAGTTCTCTACAAGCACATATATCACTGCGAACACTTTTTTTAGTTGGGGAAACAAAGATCAACCCAGGTGATTCACTGTCATCTTTTCCTTGGTTGCGGACCCTACATATAGAAGATGGAAATTTTGATGCTTTGTCTGAATCTTTGGCCCaactcaaacacttgaggtatttGTGCCTAGATGGCACTAACACATCTAGGCTGCCAAAAAAAATAGCCAAGATGAAATTCTTGCAGTGCATTGACCTTTCTAATTGTAAAAGTTTGGTGAAGCTTCCTCGTGGCATTGGAGAGTTACGGCAGCTGAGGTATCTAAGCCTTGAATACTCAGGTATAAACAATATACCCAGGGGTTTCGGCAGCCTAACTAATTTGAGGGTATTGAAGGGGTTTCCAGCCCATGTGGAGGGTGATTGGTGTAGTTTGGAAGAATTAGGACCTCTTAACCGGCTCACGAGTCTTGATATTTGTGGCCTGGAGAATGTATCTTATTCCACATTTGCTATAAAGGTTATGCTTGGTGAAAAGGTGCACCTCAGCTATCTGTGCTTACACCTCACGAGTCTTGAGGAAGAGCAGCAACACATCGAGAAGGTGTTTGATGAGCTCTGCCCTCCACCTTGCTTAGAAACTCTAGAAATCGAAGGGTACTTTGGTCAACGACTTCCACGGTGGATGACGTCGACAGCAATTGTGTCCCTTGGATTCTTGAGGATTCTAACGATGGAAGACTTGCTTTATTGCATAGAGCTACCTGACAGCTTATTACAGCTCCCCAGCTTGGAGTTCCTACAGATTATAAGTGCCCCAGCCATCAAGCATGTTGGGCCAGAGTTCTTACTACCACACCATCATGAGCACCCAAGCGCTTTGGAAAACTTTGGTTCTGATTTGAAAATTGAGGTGAGTAGATGTCATGGACTAGAGAGGATCAGCAATCTGCCAAATTTGCAGAACCTCGTGATCATAAGATGCCCAGAGTTGAAGCTATTGGAGGGTTTGCCTGCACTTCATAGACTCGCACTGGAGGACTACGACATGGAAACACTCCCTGGATACTTGAAGGACGTAAACCCAAGGGATTTGCATGTAGAGTGCGACGTCCCGCTGCTGGCTTCCATAGGTAAAGGGAAATCCAGCCCTGAGTGGGACAAGTTTAGCCATATCAAGCAGGTCAAGGTATATGCAGATGATAAGGACAACAACATTCGAAGGAAGTGGTACGTGAAGTACACGAGAGATCCTTTCAGCTTCAAGACAAACATCAGCCCCTCTGCCGACGCTTCAG GGGGTGAAACAGAGGAGGTGTTATTGGACAAAGTGGAGCAAGTTTGA